From Pseudoalteromonas sp. R3, one genomic window encodes:
- a CDS encoding DUF2170 family protein, which produces MELNELSIKLASFETEGANFESFLISNEGEQDVLQVIVEGNDELPIFVTQTEEQLVCISYLFNENEVKPELLNELNEALLKLNVPIPLSAFAKIDEQYAIFGALAVSSSIDEITHELVTLADNAIEALDAVTVYLKD; this is translated from the coding sequence ATGGAATTAAATGAACTATCAATCAAATTGGCATCGTTTGAAACGGAAGGTGCTAACTTCGAGTCCTTTCTGATCAGCAATGAGGGTGAGCAAGATGTATTGCAAGTGATTGTTGAGGGAAATGACGAATTACCGATTTTTGTGACTCAAACTGAAGAACAGCTGGTGTGTATTAGCTACCTGTTTAATGAAAACGAAGTCAAGCCTGAGTTATTAAACGAGTTAAATGAAGCTTTGCTAAAACTCAATGTACCTATCCCTTTGAGTGCGTTTGCTAAGATTGATGAACAGTACGCTATTTTTGGCGCGCTGGCTGTTTCCTCCTCCATCGATGAGATAACGCACGAACTGGTCACACTGGCAGACAATGCCATCGAAGCACTTGACGCCGTGACTGTGTATTTAAAAGATTAA
- a CDS encoding polyamine aminopropyltransferase: MSLFGHDVLLIGVMAILAGCGLIYEYLLSHYAGRVLGSVESAIYAMIGTMIVAMGIGAFLARWFKDPFTAFAWLESLIALLGMSSILIIASIIALTYTLPHTLSSLYNLPPDSLLEGRPLQQLQEFARFLPYVFGLILGILIGMEIPLIARIRQQVYGRFLENNAGTIYGADYIGAGVGAAIWVMIMLALPIMQAAAWTALFNIVAGLIFLWRYHPYVRFARLLLMCHILLLGVFTVILLFGTAWMKDLSNVLYKDKVIYSESTKYQHVVITERLSRTQATPINDLFLNGRLQFSSVDEQIYHTMLVYPAMLASNRHDKVLIIGGGDGLALRDVLKWPVQSATLIDLDAQLLSLFGLQGQVFEARPEITSKLMRLNQDALNSPRADVIVADAFLEVESMLDRGEQFDTIIIDLPDPNHPDLNKLYSDYFYNHVRQLLAPDGALAIQSTSPYHAKSAFISIAKTVKQAGFEHVEQYQQNIPSFGQWGWTIATRTGQPASARIASAEYLPVASNWVSKKYLLSSFTFPKRFFDKNKDIEVNRLGSGVLYDYYRQAWQTEDELYKN, translated from the coding sequence ATGTCGCTGTTTGGTCACGATGTTTTACTGATCGGTGTGATGGCCATTTTAGCTGGCTGTGGCCTGATCTATGAATATTTACTCTCTCACTATGCCGGTAGGGTGCTTGGCTCAGTCGAAAGCGCCATTTATGCCATGATAGGCACTATGATAGTGGCAATGGGAATTGGCGCTTTTTTAGCACGCTGGTTTAAAGACCCATTCACAGCATTTGCCTGGCTGGAAAGTCTGATTGCCTTACTGGGGATGAGCAGCATTTTGATCATCGCCAGCATTATCGCATTGACCTACACTTTACCGCACACTCTCTCCAGTCTCTACAACCTGCCACCCGATAGTTTGCTTGAGGGTAGGCCGCTCCAGCAGTTACAAGAGTTTGCCCGCTTTTTGCCGTATGTATTTGGCTTAATTCTGGGGATACTGATCGGTATGGAAATTCCCTTGATCGCCCGTATTCGTCAGCAGGTCTATGGCCGCTTTTTAGAAAATAATGCCGGCACTATTTATGGGGCAGACTATATTGGTGCGGGAGTCGGCGCCGCGATTTGGGTCATGATCATGCTGGCGCTGCCCATTATGCAGGCCGCTGCCTGGACAGCGTTGTTTAACATTGTTGCGGGGCTGATTTTTTTGTGGCGTTATCATCCGTATGTACGCTTTGCCAGGCTCTTGCTGATGTGTCATATCCTGTTGCTGGGCGTGTTTACCGTGATACTACTCTTTGGCACTGCATGGATGAAAGACCTCAGCAATGTGCTATACAAAGACAAAGTGATTTACTCCGAGTCGACCAAATATCAGCATGTGGTGATCACAGAGCGCCTCAGTCGTACACAGGCGACTCCTATCAATGATTTATTCTTAAATGGGCGCTTACAGTTTTCATCAGTAGACGAGCAAATCTATCACACTATGCTAGTGTACCCGGCTATGCTGGCGTCCAATCGCCATGATAAAGTGCTGATCATTGGTGGTGGCGATGGCCTGGCATTGCGTGATGTGCTTAAGTGGCCGGTACAAAGCGCGACGTTGATTGATCTGGATGCTCAGCTGCTGTCGTTATTTGGTTTGCAGGGTCAAGTCTTTGAGGCAAGACCAGAGATAACGTCCAAACTGATGCGGCTCAATCAGGATGCGCTTAATTCCCCCAGAGCAGACGTGATTGTGGCAGACGCTTTTTTAGAAGTCGAAAGTATGCTCGACCGCGGTGAGCAATTCGATACGATTATTATTGATCTGCCAGACCCTAATCATCCGGATCTGAATAAACTTTACAGTGATTATTTTTATAATCATGTTCGTCAATTGCTGGCACCCGATGGGGCATTAGCTATTCAGTCGACATCACCTTACCATGCCAAAAGTGCCTTTATCAGTATCGCAAAAACGGTAAAACAGGCCGGGTTCGAGCATGTAGAGCAGTATCAGCAGAATATTCCTTCGTTTGGGCAATGGGGATGGACAATCGCAACGCGTACCGGTCAGCCTGCCAGTGCAAGAATTGCATCAGCCGAGTACCTGCCGGTTGCCAGTAACTGGGTGAGCAAAAAATATTTACTGTCCTCTTTCACGTTTCCTAAACGTTTCTTTGATAAGAATAAAGATATTGAAGTCAATCGCTTAGGTTCTGGCGTTCTGTACGACTATTATCGCCAGGCATGGCAAACGGAAGATGAGTTGTATAAAAATTAA
- a CDS encoding DUF350 domain-containing protein — MYQFNGLTAWTFQALLIDMAVIIALFVSLKYIKGWVSNLHANDEITERDNFAFGLSFAGGLTGLAIVLTGITSGAFASTLTQEALQMAGYGAVGIVLIKLGHFFQDKVALRKVDLHSEILKGNITSALIDFGHVVSVAIVIRSALLWVLTEGWYGLPIVVAAFVIGNVCMLLVSQYRVQLFKRTNRNGDCLQQAIVDNNVAVGIRYAGFLIGAALALTAASGLAPYVADNMISSLTYWSIAALGSIVLFALLHLVMIKIILAGTDISDEVNRQKNIGVATISAAVSFAVGVTMATLLGA; from the coding sequence ATGTATCAATTTAACGGATTAACTGCCTGGACATTTCAGGCACTTCTCATCGATATGGCGGTGATCATTGCCCTGTTTGTGAGCTTAAAATATATCAAGGGGTGGGTGTCAAACCTGCACGCCAATGACGAAATTACTGAGCGGGACAACTTTGCTTTTGGTCTAAGCTTTGCCGGTGGTTTGACCGGGCTTGCCATTGTACTGACGGGGATAACCAGCGGTGCTTTCGCAAGTACACTGACTCAGGAAGCCCTGCAAATGGCAGGCTATGGCGCCGTGGGGATTGTGTTGATCAAACTGGGGCACTTTTTTCAGGACAAAGTGGCGCTGCGCAAGGTGGATTTACACAGTGAAATTCTTAAAGGCAACATCACATCGGCTTTGATTGACTTTGGCCATGTGGTCAGCGTTGCCATTGTTATCCGCTCAGCACTGCTGTGGGTACTGACGGAAGGCTGGTATGGGTTACCTATCGTGGTTGCTGCCTTTGTTATAGGCAACGTGTGCATGCTGCTGGTAAGCCAATACCGGGTACAATTGTTCAAACGTACCAATCGCAATGGTGACTGTTTGCAACAGGCCATTGTGGACAACAATGTGGCGGTCGGTATTCGCTATGCCGGGTTTCTTATTGGTGCAGCATTGGCATTGACTGCCGCGTCTGGCCTGGCACCGTATGTGGCCGACAATATGATCAGTAGCCTGACGTACTGGAGTATTGCCGCGCTGGGTAGTATCGTTTTGTTCGCACTGTTACATCTGGTGATGATCAAGATTATTCTGGCCGGTACTGATATTTCTGATGAAGTGAATCGTCAGAAGAATATTGGTGTGGCAACCATTTCTGCAGCGGTGTCCTTTGCGGTCGGTGTTACCATGGCAACCTTGCTGGGTGCGTAA
- a CDS encoding sporulation protein → MSFFKKALGAVGIGAAKVDTLLDHHQVAPGEEISGTVKINGGKVAQEINKIDLKVMCTYTVERENSEGESETVTKQHTLAKFRINERFTIEPGDEKHIPFAFDLDLETPITVGESQTWIATNLDIDMALDKSDRDYIRVVPTDLQQAVIDSMEELGFKLYESDCEGIEEASFSRLPFVQELEFKTIAGEFHGRFDEVEIVFFNRGNQLEVIFEIDRKARGLRGFFAEALDLDESKARLVIDEDNLEDLEDLIYDLLEDNC, encoded by the coding sequence ATGTCTTTTTTCAAAAAAGCACTTGGCGCAGTTGGTATTGGCGCAGCAAAAGTAGACACATTGTTAGACCATCACCAGGTTGCACCTGGCGAGGAAATTTCCGGCACAGTTAAAATTAACGGCGGCAAAGTCGCTCAGGAGATCAACAAAATCGATCTCAAAGTGATGTGTACTTACACCGTTGAAAGAGAAAACAGTGAAGGTGAGTCGGAAACTGTCACTAAGCAACATACTTTGGCCAAATTTCGTATTAATGAGCGTTTTACTATTGAGCCGGGTGATGAAAAACATATTCCCTTTGCATTTGATTTAGACCTGGAAACGCCTATCACAGTCGGCGAGTCTCAAACCTGGATTGCCACTAATCTGGATATCGACATGGCGTTGGATAAGTCCGACCGTGATTATATCCGTGTTGTGCCAACCGACCTGCAACAAGCCGTTATCGATAGCATGGAAGAACTGGGTTTCAAATTGTATGAATCAGACTGTGAAGGCATTGAAGAGGCTTCTTTCTCTCGCCTGCCATTCGTACAGGAGCTGGAGTTCAAAACCATTGCCGGCGAATTTCATGGTCGCTTCGACGAAGTAGAGATTGTCTTTTTCAATCGGGGCAATCAGCTGGAGGTTATTTTTGAAATTGACCGCAAAGCTCGGGGTCTCAGAGGATTTTTTGCCGAGGCACTCGATTTAGATGAATCGAAAGCCCGCCTGGTTATCGACGAAGATAATCTAGAGGACCTTGAAGATCTGATTTATGACCTGCTTGAGGATAACTGTTAA
- the groL gene encoding chaperonin GroEL (60 kDa chaperone family; promotes refolding of misfolded polypeptides especially under stressful conditions; forms two stacked rings of heptamers to form a barrel-shaped 14mer; ends can be capped by GroES; misfolded proteins enter the barrel where they are refolded when GroES binds) → MAAKEVRFAGDARTKMLKGVNVLADAVKVTLGPKGRNVVLDKSFGAPTITKDGVSVAKEIELEDKFENMGAQMVKEVASKANDAAGDGTTTATVLAQAIVNEGLKSVAAGMNPMDLKRGIDKAVIAAVEELKALSVPCSDAKAIAQVGTISANSDKEIGDIIAEAMEKVGRESGVITVEEGQSLQNELDVVEGMQFDRGYLSPYFINNAEKGQVELDNPHILLVDKKVSNIRELLPTLEAVAKTSKPLLIIAEDLEGEALATLVVNNMRGIVKVAAVKAPGFGDRRKAMLQDIAILTGGTVISEEIGLELEKATVEDLGTAKRVVITKDDTTIIDGAGEQEGIDGRVAQIKAQIEEATSDYDKEKLQERMAKLAGGVAVIKVGAATEVEMKEKKDRVEDALHATRAAVEEGVVPGGGVALVRVASKIESLTGDNEDQNHGIKVALRAMEAPLRQIVSNAGDEASVVVNAVKGGEGNYGYNAANGQYDDMIEMGILDPTKVTRSALQFAASVAGLMITTEAMVAEIPKEEAAGAPDMGGMGGMGGMGGMM, encoded by the coding sequence ATGGCAGCTAAAGAAGTTCGTTTTGCAGGCGATGCCCGCACAAAAATGCTTAAAGGCGTAAACGTACTGGCAGACGCAGTAAAAGTAACTTTGGGTCCAAAAGGCCGTAACGTAGTACTGGATAAGTCATTCGGTGCCCCTACCATCACTAAAGATGGTGTATCTGTTGCAAAAGAGATCGAACTGGAAGACAAGTTCGAGAATATGGGCGCACAAATGGTGAAAGAAGTGGCGTCTAAAGCAAATGATGCGGCGGGTGACGGTACTACGACTGCAACGGTACTGGCACAAGCTATCGTGAACGAAGGTCTTAAGTCAGTGGCTGCGGGTATGAACCCGATGGATCTGAAGCGTGGTATCGACAAGGCCGTGATTGCAGCGGTTGAAGAGCTAAAAGCGCTATCTGTTCCTTGTTCAGACGCTAAAGCGATTGCTCAGGTAGGTACTATCTCTGCAAACTCTGACAAAGAAATTGGTGACATCATTGCAGAAGCAATGGAAAAAGTAGGTCGCGAATCTGGTGTTATCACTGTAGAAGAAGGCCAGTCACTACAGAACGAATTAGACGTTGTTGAAGGTATGCAGTTTGACCGCGGTTACCTGTCTCCTTACTTCATCAACAATGCTGAAAAAGGCCAGGTTGAATTGGACAACCCACACATCCTGTTGGTTGACAAAAAAGTATCTAACATCCGTGAATTGCTGCCAACTCTGGAAGCGGTTGCCAAAACCAGCAAGCCTCTGTTGATCATCGCTGAAGACCTTGAAGGCGAAGCGCTGGCGACTCTGGTTGTGAACAACATGCGCGGCATCGTAAAAGTTGCAGCGGTTAAGGCGCCAGGTTTTGGCGACCGTCGTAAAGCAATGCTACAGGATATTGCTATCCTGACTGGCGGTACAGTTATCTCTGAAGAGATTGGTCTGGAGCTTGAAAAAGCAACGGTTGAAGACCTGGGTACTGCGAAGCGCGTTGTTATCACTAAAGATGACACCACTATCATTGATGGTGCGGGCGAGCAGGAAGGCATTGATGGTCGCGTTGCGCAAATCAAAGCACAAATTGAAGAAGCGACTTCAGATTACGACAAAGAGAAACTACAAGAGCGTATGGCTAAACTGGCCGGCGGTGTTGCAGTGATCAAAGTCGGTGCGGCAACCGAAGTTGAAATGAAAGAGAAGAAAGACCGCGTTGAAGACGCCCTGCACGCAACACGTGCTGCGGTTGAAGAAGGCGTGGTACCTGGTGGTGGTGTTGCACTGGTTCGCGTTGCGAGCAAGATTGAATCACTGACAGGCGACAACGAAGATCAGAACCACGGTATTAAAGTTGCGCTACGCGCGATGGAAGCACCGCTACGTCAAATCGTATCAAACGCGGGTGACGAAGCATCTGTGGTTGTTAATGCAGTGAAAGGCGGCGAAGGTAACTATGGTTACAACGCAGCGAATGGTCAGTATGACGACATGATCGAAATGGGTATCCTTGACCCAACTAAAGTAACACGCTCTGCACTGCAGTTCGCAGCGTCTGTTGCTGGCCTGATGATCACCACAGAAGCCATGGTTGCTGAAATTCCGAAGGAAGAAGCAGCGGGTGCCCCTGACATGGGCGGCATGGGCGGCATGGGTGGTATGGGCGGCATGATGTAA
- a CDS encoding co-chaperone GroES, which translates to MNIRPLHDRVIVKRLEEETKSAGGIVLTGSAAEKSTRGEVIAVGNGRVLDNGEVRALQVKAGDTVLFGSYVEKTEKIEGQEYLIMREDNILGIVE; encoded by the coding sequence ATGAACATTCGTCCTTTACATGATCGCGTTATTGTTAAGCGTCTTGAAGAAGAAACTAAGTCTGCTGGCGGTATCGTTTTAACTGGTTCTGCTGCTGAAAAATCAACCCGTGGTGAAGTGATTGCAGTAGGCAACGGCCGCGTGTTGGACAATGGTGAAGTGAGAGCATTACAAGTTAAAGCGGGCGACACAGTCTTGTTCGGCTCGTACGTTGAGAAAACAGAAAAAATCGAAGGTCAGGAATACCTGATCATGCGCGAAGATAACATCCTGGGCATCGTAGAATAA
- a CDS encoding FxsA family protein has product MFKVLFLLFIVIPIAEIALLLQVSEVIGGFATLALVILTAVFGARLVKQQGLGAYANVQQQMARGQLPASDLFAGICVIIAGVLLMTPGIMTDVLGFMLLTPAIRQKLAKALLQRATVQVQSGGMFSQHTTQQQEQQFDPFAGRPSGHGQSQRDEGNTTLEGEFKRKD; this is encoded by the coding sequence ATGTTTAAAGTCCTTTTTCTACTCTTTATTGTTATTCCCATCGCTGAAATAGCCCTGTTACTACAAGTCAGTGAAGTCATCGGCGGGTTTGCCACCCTGGCACTGGTGATCCTGACCGCGGTGTTTGGGGCACGCCTGGTCAAACAACAAGGTCTGGGTGCCTACGCCAACGTACAACAACAAATGGCACGTGGCCAGTTACCCGCCAGCGATCTGTTTGCCGGTATTTGCGTGATCATTGCCGGTGTATTACTGATGACGCCGGGGATCATGACCGATGTGCTGGGCTTTATGCTGCTCACGCCGGCCATTCGCCAAAAATTAGCCAAAGCGCTGCTGCAACGTGCCACTGTGCAGGTGCAAAGCGGTGGTATGTTCAGCCAACACACCACACAGCAACAAGAGCAGCAGTTCGACCCGTTTGCTGGTCGCCCATCTGGTCATGGTCAATCGCAGCGTGATGAGGGGAATACCACGTTAGAAGGCGAGTTTAAGCGCAAGGACTAA
- the cutA gene encoding divalent-cation tolerance protein CutA — MTTPYRLVLTTCGTHTQARDIARHLVANKQAACVNILPNVESIYVWQGEVTQDSECKLMIKTHVDLVEAVIETIHRLHQYDVPEIQVIEVCAGSRDYFNWIDEVLN, encoded by the coding sequence ATGACGACGCCTTACCGATTGGTCTTGACCACCTGCGGCACTCATACGCAGGCCCGAGACATTGCCAGGCACCTGGTGGCAAATAAACAGGCAGCCTGTGTGAACATTTTGCCAAACGTTGAGTCCATCTATGTGTGGCAGGGCGAGGTCACTCAGGACAGCGAGTGCAAATTAATGATTAAAACGCATGTTGACTTGGTCGAGGCTGTCATTGAGACCATTCACCGTTTGCACCAATACGATGTCCCTGAAATTCAGGTCATCGAAGTCTGTGCTGGATCGCGGGACTATTTTAACTGGATTGATGAGGTACTGAATTAA
- a CDS encoding protein-disulfide reductase DsbD, giving the protein MRMLTRFLPSGILAVLTALLMLISTSSQAAGNATVLDSLLAPKQQTFLPVEEAFKFDFDQQGKVLFTGWDIAPGYYLYKKKLEIIAKGADISVPEYAQGEMIEDEFFGKTEVYFDQFAVISRLSNITDGAVVKIRYQGCAEAGLCYPPEVITVPLTVLVSGGDADATPPAKATSQPEANPANGEDLSFTERLAQQSLLTNLAVFFAVGVGLAFTPCVFPMFPILSSLIAGQQHLSTKKAFSLSFVYVQGMAVTYAALGLVVAYFGGQVQGYLQHPAVLISFSLLFVLLAFAMFGWYEIKLPSGMMNKLTEISNQQSGGNYIGVFSMGVLSGLIASPCTTAPLSAALLYVAQSGDFMVGGLTLYALSLGMGLPLLLLGTSGGKLLPKAGGWMEQVKTLFGFVMLFVPLILLERILDFNIILGLASVLAVATALYLHHWQSGQSQGKGKTLLWAMATSLFVVGLMTARSVVFPPPETAQVSAANQESKQGFRLLDDLAALNVAVEQANSNGKIAMVDLYAEWCVACKEFEKYTFPTEQVQTQFAYFDTLKLDLTESNDTTIEIMEAFTVFGLPSILFFDAQGNEIPELRVTGFLGADEFAAHLEKVRQHVL; this is encoded by the coding sequence ATGCGAATGCTGACGCGCTTTTTACCCAGCGGCATACTGGCCGTTTTGACCGCACTGTTGATGCTGATAAGCACCAGCAGCCAGGCGGCAGGCAATGCCACTGTGCTCGATAGCTTGCTCGCTCCCAAGCAGCAAACGTTTTTACCCGTCGAAGAAGCGTTTAAGTTCGACTTCGACCAGCAGGGAAAAGTGCTGTTTACCGGCTGGGATATTGCGCCCGGCTACTACTTATATAAGAAGAAACTGGAGATCATTGCCAAAGGGGCAGACATTTCAGTGCCCGAATACGCGCAGGGTGAAATGATCGAAGATGAATTTTTTGGCAAAACCGAAGTTTACTTTGATCAGTTTGCCGTGATCTCCCGACTCAGTAACATCACCGACGGTGCAGTAGTCAAAATTCGCTATCAGGGCTGTGCCGAAGCCGGGTTGTGTTACCCGCCCGAAGTGATCACTGTGCCTTTAACTGTGCTCGTCAGTGGCGGCGATGCTGATGCAACCCCACCCGCCAAAGCAACCAGCCAGCCTGAGGCTAACCCCGCTAACGGCGAGGACTTGAGCTTCACGGAGCGACTGGCTCAGCAATCATTGCTCACCAACCTGGCGGTGTTTTTTGCGGTGGGCGTGGGCCTGGCGTTTACGCCGTGTGTTTTCCCGATGTTTCCTATTCTGTCGAGCCTGATTGCCGGTCAACAACATCTGTCGACCAAAAAAGCCTTTAGTCTGTCTTTTGTTTATGTACAGGGCATGGCCGTGACGTATGCCGCGCTTGGCTTAGTGGTGGCCTATTTTGGTGGTCAGGTGCAGGGCTACCTGCAACACCCGGCGGTACTGATAAGCTTTAGTTTATTGTTTGTGTTACTGGCCTTTGCCATGTTTGGTTGGTACGAAATCAAACTACCCAGCGGTATGATGAACAAGCTTACCGAGATCAGCAACCAACAAAGTGGCGGCAATTATATTGGCGTATTCTCTATGGGCGTTTTATCCGGCCTGATCGCTTCACCTTGCACCACTGCGCCATTATCGGCCGCGCTGTTATATGTCGCCCAAAGTGGTGACTTTATGGTCGGTGGCCTGACTCTGTACGCGCTGAGCTTAGGCATGGGCCTGCCGTTGCTGCTGCTTGGTACCTCAGGTGGTAAGTTACTGCCCAAAGCCGGTGGCTGGATGGAGCAGGTTAAAACCCTGTTTGGCTTTGTTATGCTGTTTGTACCGCTTATTCTGCTGGAGCGGATCCTGGACTTTAATATCATTCTGGGACTGGCGTCGGTACTGGCAGTGGCAACCGCTCTGTATTTACATCACTGGCAAAGTGGTCAGTCACAAGGTAAAGGCAAAACCCTGCTCTGGGCGATGGCAACCAGCTTATTCGTAGTAGGCCTAATGACTGCCAGAAGCGTGGTTTTCCCTCCCCCTGAAACAGCCCAGGTGAGTGCGGCAAATCAAGAGTCCAAACAAGGCTTCAGACTGCTGGACGACCTGGCTGCACTGAATGTGGCAGTCGAGCAAGCTAATAGCAATGGTAAAATCGCCATGGTGGATCTGTATGCCGAGTGGTGTGTGGCCTGTAAGGAGTTTGAGAAATATACTTTTCCCACCGAACAAGTACAAACCCAGTTTGCTTATTTCGATACTCTGAAACTCGACCTGACCGAAAGTAACGACACCACCATAGAGATCATGGAAGCGTTTACGGTTTTCGGTCTGCCCAGCATTTTGTTCTTTGATGCACAGGGTAATGAGATCCCCGAACTGCGCGTAACCGGATTCCTGGGTGCCGACGAGTTCGCCGCTCACTTAGAAAAAGTACGCCAACACGTCCTGTAA
- the aroQ gene encoding type II 3-dehydroquinate dehydratase, which translates to MSTNLKILVLNGPNLNMLGRREPDKYGTRTLKDIMQSLTQSAVNYDVELSHFQSNSEAELIEHIHAQYDRVDCIIFNPAAFTHTSIALRDALLSVSIPFYEVHLSNVYAREPFRHKSYFSDVAQGVICGLGALGYEAALMAAVAKLRKQDNSN; encoded by the coding sequence ATGTCTACAAATTTGAAGATTTTAGTCCTGAATGGCCCAAACCTGAACATGCTGGGCCGACGTGAGCCGGACAAGTACGGCACCCGGACCTTAAAAGACATCATGCAGAGCCTGACGCAAAGCGCGGTAAATTACGATGTTGAGCTAAGTCACTTTCAGAGCAATAGCGAAGCAGAGCTGATTGAGCATATTCATGCTCAATATGATCGTGTTGATTGCATCATCTTCAACCCAGCCGCTTTTACACATACCAGTATTGCTTTGCGAGATGCCCTACTAAGCGTCAGCATCCCGTTTTATGAAGTGCATTTATCAAATGTCTATGCACGCGAGCCCTTTCGCCATAAGTCCTACTTTTCGGACGTGGCGCAAGGCGTAATATGTGGATTAGGTGCGCTTGGCTACGAAGCGGCATTAATGGCCGCCGTAGCCAAGCTGCGCAAACAAGATAACTCAAATTAA
- the accB gene encoding acetyl-CoA carboxylase biotin carboxyl carrier protein, whose product MDIRKIKKLIELVEESGIAELEITEGEESVRINRHSSAPVIAQPQQYSVPTAAPAPVAAPAAAPAAEAPAASNTPAGHQVKSPMVGTFYSASSPTAAAYVEVGAKVNVGDTLCIVEAMKMMNQIESDKAGVVKAILVENGDAVEFDQPLFIIE is encoded by the coding sequence ATGGATATTCGCAAGATCAAGAAACTTATCGAATTAGTAGAAGAATCAGGCATTGCAGAGCTGGAAATCACCGAGGGTGAAGAGTCGGTACGCATCAATCGTCACAGCAGCGCACCAGTTATTGCTCAGCCACAGCAGTACTCTGTACCAACAGCAGCGCCAGCCCCAGTTGCAGCCCCTGCGGCGGCACCAGCAGCTGAAGCACCGGCTGCAAGCAACACACCAGCTGGTCATCAGGTTAAGTCACCTATGGTTGGTACTTTCTACTCGGCGTCTTCTCCTACAGCTGCGGCATACGTTGAAGTTGGCGCAAAAGTCAACGTAGGCGATACACTGTGTATCGTTGAAGCGATGAAGATGATGAACCAAATCGAATCCGACAAAGCCGGTGTTGTAAAGGCGATCCTGGTTGAGAATGGCGATGCGGTTGAGTTCGATCAACCTCTGTTCATCATCGAATAA